In Cheilinus undulatus linkage group 16, ASM1832078v1, whole genome shotgun sequence, one DNA window encodes the following:
- the LOC121523374 gene encoding uncharacterized protein LOC121523374 produces MDFPVEATVHLNTFPKKVKVREILCAHDLELKELSHDQVRVKGSFMELKAAKASLEQLLTLESKIGIAPSLSSPVSSGAIPKQYGSTRGRSGSRNKPPHASPSSPSPLTSGSLRNHHVSPEQRDSFPPRPGRGSSFRPGTESFLVDADVFLYADKLRRNDIGSILMSYNVKMQKCEVTEDNVSITLIGKNAKTAAGPLQRLLDDLRECLRSQEVPLKDMDNEGWTLLEIIKKHNNIYNSVLVCQKTERLHLIGSSVQSYELKQRLLGKPVQQSRRTGRTLDKNTERRSRSLPPMNRRNTEGDRAANPSPGGANPYSPLKYQDDKPKQAQPEQAALACEGRSFRRRSQSESRKKPQTERANGYQQDTENKPSPTKAPKGLKQLLNFKTGDIKLTLNKSSKRKK; encoded by the coding sequence ATGGATTTCCCTGTGGAGGCGACTGTGCATTTGAATACTTTTCCTAAAAAAGTAAAGGTGAGAGAAATCCTCTGTGCCCATGACTTGGAGTTGAAAGAACTGAGCCACGATCAGGTGCGCGTGAAGGGGTCATTTATGGAACTTAAAGCAGCAAAGGCTTCTTTGGAGCAACTTCTTACCCTAGAATCTAAGATTGGCATTGCTCCATCTTTATCCTCTCCGGTTTCATCTGGAGCTATTCCCAAACAGTATGGCAGCACAAGAGGCCGATCTGGATCCCGGAACAAGCCTCCACATGCCTCTCCATCTTCACCCTCACCTTTGACATCTGGATCCCTCAGAAATCATCACGTCTCTCCAGAACAGAGAGATTCATTTCCTCCTAGACCAGGCCGAGGCAGTTCATTCAGGCCTGGAACAGAGTCTTTCCTCGTTGATGCAGATGTGTTTCTGTACGCAGACAAGCTCAGAAGGAATGACATTGGCAGCATCCTGATGAGCTATAATgtcaaaatgcagaaatgtgAAGTTACTGAAGACAACGTCAGCATCACTTTAATAGGAAAGAATGCAAAGACAGCTGCAGGTCCTCTCCAGAGGCTTCTGGATGATCTCAGAGAATGTCTTCGCTCACAAGAAGTTCCTCTGAAGGACATGGATAATGAAGGATGGACTCTTTTAGagatcattaaaaaacacaataacatCTATAATTCAGTGCTGGTGTGCCAGAAAACTGAAAGACTCCACCTCATTGGATCGTCTGTTCAGAGCTATGAGCTAAAGCAAAGGCTGTTGGGAAAACCAGTCCAACAATCCAGGCGCACTGGAAGAACACtggataaaaacactgaaaggaGGAGCCGCTCTTTACCGCCGATGAATCGAAGGAACACAGAAGGAGATAGGGCTGCTAATCCGTCTCCTGGGGGTGCTAACCCCTACTCTCCCTTAAAATACCAGGATGACAAACCAAAACAGGCGCAGCCTGAGCAGGCAGCTCTTGCTTGTGAAGGCAGAAGTTTTAGGAGAAGAAGCCAGTCTGAGTCCCGCAAAAAACCTCAGACAGAAAGGGCTAACGGCTACCAGCaagacacagaaaacaaaccTTCTCCTACTAAAGCACCAAAGGGATTAAAGCAACTATTAAACTTTAAGACGGGAGATATAAAGCTAACGCTTAATAAAAGTagcaagaggaaaaaatga